Proteins from one Deinococcus sp. AB2017081 genomic window:
- a CDS encoding septum site-determining protein MinC, translating into MKLRGTLGGLNLLLEPGDTAQSVSEALRGRGELGGQSVTLEVGGDADPEALEAALHAIRSAGGTPGRVRAPRVTVSAPGTAPAAPTASPLDSARTVIVPGSIRAGNRREYRGSVIVLGDVNPGAEVIAGGDVIVVGALRGVAHAGQGGYADAIVWARPIASAQIRIGDAVARAPEGSSLSNMQRREGPAVAEFARLQGGVIVIDAQK; encoded by the coding sequence ATGAAGCTGCGCGGCACCCTGGGTGGCCTGAACCTCCTGCTCGAACCCGGCGATACTGCGCAGAGCGTGTCGGAGGCGCTGCGTGGCCGGGGCGAGCTGGGGGGGCAGTCCGTCACACTGGAAGTCGGTGGAGACGCCGATCCCGAGGCACTGGAGGCCGCGCTGCACGCCATCCGGTCGGCGGGAGGCACACCGGGCCGCGTGCGGGCACCGCGCGTGACGGTGAGTGCTCCCGGCACAGCCCCGGCCGCGCCGACCGCCAGTCCGCTCGACAGTGCCCGCACGGTGATTGTCCCCGGCAGCATCCGGGCCGGCAACCGGCGTGAATACCGGGGCAGCGTGATCGTGCTGGGCGACGTCAACCCCGGCGCCGAGGTCATCGCCGGAGGCGACGTGATCGTGGTGGGGGCGCTGCGTGGGGTCGCGCACGCCGGACAGGGCGGCTACGCCGACGCGATCGTGTGGGCGCGGCCCATCGCCAGCGCCCAGATCCGCATCGGGGACGCGGTGGCCCGTGCTCCGGAGGGCAGCAGCCTGAGCAACATGCAGCGCCGCGAGGGGCCGGCGGTGGCCGAATTCGCCCGCCTGCAGGGCGGCGTGATCGTGATCGACGCCCAGAAGTAG
- the rimP gene encoding ribosome maturation factor RimP, with translation MNNNPARHTTADNSRLQDIARAAVEPLGFEVLEVQQHLAGGERIVLVRIDRLDEQPVTMADLTAASRAADAEFDRLDPIPGEYRLEFESPGSKRPLLRARHFERMVGLKARVRADGHAFTAPIKAVQGDAVTFDVNGDDVTLQAGTMVANLAEFPPSHR, from the coding sequence ATGAATAACAACCCAGCCAGACACACCACAGCCGACAACTCAAGACTTCAGGACATTGCCAGGGCCGCCGTCGAGCCACTCGGCTTCGAGGTGCTGGAGGTACAGCAGCACCTCGCCGGGGGCGAACGCATCGTGCTGGTGCGGATCGACCGGCTCGACGAGCAGCCGGTGACCATGGCCGACCTGACGGCCGCCAGCCGCGCCGCCGACGCGGAATTCGACCGCCTTGACCCGATTCCCGGCGAGTACCGTCTGGAGTTCGAGTCCCCCGGCTCGAAACGTCCGCTGCTGCGCGCGCGGCACTTCGAGCGCATGGTGGGCCTCAAGGCCCGCGTCCGTGCCGACGGGCACGCCTTCACCGCGCCCATCAAGGCGGTGCAGGGCGACGCCGTGACCTTCGACGTGAACGGGGACGACGTGACGCTTCAGGCCGGAACCATGGTGGCGAACCTGGCCGAGTTTCCCCCGTCACACCGCTGA